GTGGTTGTATTATAGGAGCTTATAATAAAAAGGAAGTTGAAAAACTAATTGCTCTTCCAGAAAAATATAAGTCATATTTCATTCTTGCCTTAGGTGAGCCAAAAGATAAAGTTAAAATAGTTGCAGCAGAAAATAAGGATACTAAATATTATAGAGATACACTCAATAACCACTTTGTTCCTAAACTATCTCTTAATGAAATTATAATAGGAAACAAATAAATAAAATATTTCAAAAATAATTGTTGACTTTTTCAATAAGTTATTATACAATTAACCTACAAATCCTTTCTTTTTAAAAGTATTTTAATTTTTACTTAATTAACAAAAAAGCTGACAGTCTACAAAATCTGCCAGCTTTTTTGTTTTATTGATATTCTTGAATATACACTTTCTTTTTAGCAAATAATTTTTCCAATTCACTTACTTTCTCTGTATTATTTATCTTTACTCTTTCTAGTTCAATCATTTCCTTCATAGAAAAATACCCAAATAGCAACTGATTTAATTCTGATACATCTATTTCCATATCATTTTCTATCTTATCTTTTTTGCTAACATTTCCATTTATATCAATTTCAAATACCCCATTATTTTCCTCAATAATTTTATCAATAACAGATATTTTTAAGTTACTTCCTTTTAAATGAAGTCTTTTAAGCATACTTTCTACATTAGTTATTCTTCCCATTATAAATGGAGATTCATTTTTTTCATAGCTACCTGATTATGAATATAAAAATTCAGATTGCTCTTTACAGGAGCTTTTATTATAAGCTCTGAGTAGTATTCTCTATATGTTTTTATAAAAGCATACATTGATTCGACTACACCTCTGCTTATTCCGAAGAACTCTCTGACTTCTATACTTTCTTCTCTTCTGTATAATGAAATATATCCAACTGGTCTATTCTCCAAATAGAATATATAAATATCTCCATTTTCATTTTCCATCTCTTTCAAAGCTCTTCTATAATAATTTTCATCTCTTTTTAAATAGGCAAAATTATTTTTCATCTTTTTCTCATAAATTTCTACCAAATCTTTATACATATTTTTTTCATCAGATACTTTTTTTATTTCATATGCTTTATCTATTCTATCAAAAGGGATATCTTTCATAGACATACTATATTTTTCAAGACTGCTCATATATCCAAAGCCATATCTTTTATATATTTCACTGTTTATAGGACTAAGAAAAATAAAGTCCAACCCTTTTTTCCTTGCATTTTTCAAACTGTATCTTATAAGTTCTCCCATATACCCTCTTCCACGATATTGAGGGGAAACAGCTACTGCAACTATATAAAAAGATGGAATAACCTCATCATTTACTATTATTTCATATGGATTTTCATGAAGTGAAGCTCTTATCTCCCTTTCTCCATCTTCCATAAGTAAAAAATTTTCTTTTCTATACAATTCATTAAAATAAAAATCTACCTCATTTTCACTGTCTGTAAAACACTCTTTCCATATATATTCAGCTTTTGCTTTATCCTTATCATTTCCATATCTTATTTCCATATCATACTCCTTTAAGCTGCATATTCTTCCTTCTTACATTATAAATAATATATAAAAAAAATCTATACAATATATTTTTTTAAAAAACTTCTTTATTATAAAACAGTATCATTAAAGAAATAAAATAATTTAATCAGGTATATTTAAATTTATTATAAAAAAATAGAGAGTGATATCTCCAAATTTACTATGGCTTAGCTCTGGAAATATCCCTCTCTCATTATTTTATTTTCCCCATTATCCATTTTAAAATTTCTTTTTCATCAAAATTACCTGTATGTACTAAATATTCTTGAACATTTATTACATTTTTATTTTCTAAAACTTTTACACACCCTCTCTGACAACCATTCAATACTATTACTACATCTTTATTTTCTGGTAAAAGTTTCAGCATTTCATATAATTTCTCCCTGTGGTATAGAGGATTGCAACCTCCACAAAATCTAATTTCCATGTTTAGATTCCTTATTCTTGAACTTCTGCTGTTTCATTTTGTTTACCTTTTATATTTTCAAGAAGCACATACAAAATTATACCTATTCCTAATCCCCATGCTGCACCTTTTGTTGCAAGTACTGCTGCCATTACTCCAGCTATTCCCATATCCAGTTCTGATTTACACATAGACATAGCAAGTCTTGTACAAATATATCCTTGCACAAGCATAGTAAGGGATAAAGCAACTGGAAGTATAGGCTGTACCAATGAAACTATAGGTACTAATGCAACTGATATACAAGTCATTATTCTAAATGTTCCAACTCCACCATATATAGAATCCATAGCTGTTCTTCCCTCTTTATATCTCTGAGATACAGAAGCTGTAACTGCTGCCCACAATGGTCCACACATAGGTATATATGGAATTAAAATTGACTGTATTATATTTCTTAATCCACTAATTAAGTTTGACCTATTAGAGTTAAAATCTATTTTTTCATCTTGTCTTACTTCATCAGCTTCATTTATTAATGCACTGCTTGTTACAAAATCTCCAAATGCAATTATATATATCATTGCTGCCATAGGTATAGCACTTATAAAAAATGCTGCTTTAGGAACTCCTACTCCAAATATACTCACTTCTCTCAATATATTTCCCATTTCTGGTATTTTTATAACTGATCCTATTTCTATCTTTGGAAATGGAAGTTCTTTTACTAACGGGCTTATTATTATACTTAAAAAGATAGCTGGAAGCATACCATATTTTCCAAAGGCGTCTGCTATTTTGCTTTTCTTCCTCAAATCTCTAAACTTCAGTGAAAAAAGCAGATAAAAAGAAAATAATCCTCCAAAAGCTATTGATATAGGGTAAAGATTAAATCTTCCCTTTGCACTGAATTCTCCAACTACTGCTGCAAATCCTGCTCCCAAAAGTATTCCTGATTTTATGGATACTGGTATTATTCCCATAAGTTTTCCTGCCAAACCAGTTATCCCCATTATTATAAATATACATGCAACAAGCAGCTGCAAAGCTATAAGAGCATGTATTCTATCTACACCAATAGTAAATTTTGAAAGATATACTATTGTCAAAGGAATAGAAGGTGTTATCCAACCAGGTACTACTGGATCTCCAAGAAGTGCATGAAGGTTATAAAGTATCCCATTAATTATTACCATAGACCATGCCAGTTCAAAAGACACTCCCAGATATTCAGTCAATATAGGAATAGCTCCCAAACATGTTGCACACATAAATATTGCCTGTATTGCCTCTGACCATTCCCATTTATAATGAATAAAAGGCAATCTTAGTTTAAATATTCCCAGTGGAGTATATGGTTGTTCCTGTCCGTATTCTCTAATTGCCATATTTTTCCCCTCCTAAAGTGTTTTATATTTTTCCAATGCTTTCTGAGTTAATTCTTCTCTAAAATCAGGGTGAGCTATTTTTATAAGTTCCTTTGCTCTTTCTCTCAAAGTTTTTCCTCTTAAATCAGCAATTCCATATTCAGTGATTATATACTGTACATCATTTCTTGAAGTAGTAACAGCTGCTCCTTCATCTAAATAAGCAGTAATTCTTGATACTTTTCCTTTAGAAGCTGTAGAAGGTATTGCTATTATTGATTTTCCATTTAGAGCAAAGGCTGTTCCCCTTACAAAATCTACCTGTCCTCCAGTACCACTGAATTGTTTTGTTCCAATAGTTTCAGCATTTACCTGTCCCATTAAATCAACTTGTATAGCTGAATTTATAGAAACTATATTGTCATTTTTAGATATTACTCTCGGATCATTTACATAGTCTACTGGATATATTTCTACACTTGGATTGTCATCTACATAATCATACAGTTTTCTAGTTCCCATAAGGAAACTTACAATAGATTTTCCTCTATGAAGAGTCTTTTTACTGTTGTTGATAACTCCTGCTTTTACTAAATCCACCACTCCATCTGATATCATTTCTGAATGTATTCCCAAATCTTTTTTATCCTTCAGAAATGTAAGCACTGCATCTGGTATACCTCCTATACCTAACTGCAATGTATCTCCATCATTTATCAGACTTGCACAGTATTCCCCTATTTTTCTTTCTACATCTCCTATCTTAGGTGGATTTAAAACAATTATAGGCTCATCTTTTTCTACTATTGCATCTATTTCTGATATGTGTATAAAGTTATCTCCCAACACTCTTGGCATAAATTTATTCACCTGGGCTATAACACACTTTGCATTCTCAGCAGCAGCTTTTGTATAGTCGCAAGTTATTCCCAAACTGCAGTATCCATGTTCATCAGGAAGAGATACCTGTATCAAAGCCACATCTACTGGAAGATTTCCTCCTTTTCTAAATAATTTTGGTATTTCAAAGAAAAATGATGGTGTATATTCTCCAGCTCCTGCACTTACTGCCTCTCTTGTTCCTCCTCCTAAGAAAAGCCCGTTATGTCTGAAATGTCCTGCCATCTCTGGCTTCATATATTCACATTTTCCAAGGGGAACCATATGAACTATTTCTACATTTTCATATTCCTTGTAGTTTTTCACCATTGCATCTACCAAAGTTTGTGGTTCTCCTGCTGCGTGGCATATAACAACACGATTATTTGATTTTATTTTTTTTACTGCTTCTTCTGGAGAATAAACCCTTTTTTTATATTCTTCTTTCCAATCCATAAACCTACCTCCCTCTTAAATATGCTTTAGCTATTTCTATAAACTCTTTGGAAGCTCCTGCATTTACATGTAGGGTTTCTATTTCTGGAAATTTCTCCTTTATACTGACTTTTATAAAATTTTCAGTAGTATCAATTGAATGAGGGCAGGTACAACACTGCCCCATCAATCTTAAAACAAGTTTTTTACTTTTCTCATCATACTCTTCGATAGATATATCCCCATTATGCTTTTGCAGTTCTGGTCTTATCTCCTCATCTAAAAATTTTTCTATTTTTTCCATAATTAGTCCTTAATGTCTAAGATATCTTTTACAAATTGTTTTTTAACTTCAAGATTAGATTGTCTGCTTATCATAATTCTTTGTGCTTGAGGTGATCCTGCTCCATGCATAGATTCAGTTCTATATCCAACTGCTGCTGTTCCAAGTGTAAGATTTTCTATAAGTCTAAGTACTTTCATTCTGTCTATTGTAGGTACAGCTGCTACTCCTTTCAAGTATTTATCTATATATGCTCCCAATACTGGATCTCTGTAATCTTTTTCAGAAGGCATAGTTACAAACAATCCTCCAGCAATATCTTCAGCCAGTCTTGCTATTTCATATGGGAATCTAGTTACATTTTGTTTGCATATATTTGCAAGAAGCATATCTATCTCATATGAACCAGCTACTGTTGGATGTCCTTCACTAGAACATGCAATTCCTGCACAATATAAAGTTTCATTCAAATGTATCATTTCAATTATTTTATCTTTTACATGAGAAGCTTTTTTTGTTCCATTGTAGTCTGCAATAAGTGCTGCTGCTCCAATAAGTACATCTCCAACTCCTACTTTACATCCTCCATAACTTTGTCTGTGGAATCCTGCAAATCTTTCTACAAGCATTCCAGAGAAATCATATTCTTCACACATAAATATACGTTCAGTTGGTACAAATACATTATCAAATATAACCAGAGCTTCATGTCCTCCAAATTTAGGATTTCCTCTATCCAAAGTTCCTTCTTCAAGTTTTCTAGTGTCGCAAGATTGTCTTCCATAGATGATTTTTATTCCTTTTGTATCAGTAGGTACAGAAAAAGCTACTGCATATTCTTTATCTTCCTCTGTCATAGATATAGTAGGCATTACAAGTACTTCATGAGAATTTACTATTCCTGTCTGATGTACTTTTGCTCCTCTTACTACTATTCCATCTTTTCTTTTTTCAACTATATGAAGAAATAAATCAGGATCTTCCTGTTTTGATGGTGAAAGTCCTCTGTCACCTTTAGGGTCAGTCATAGCTCCATCTACTGTTAAATCTTCTTTTTGTACATATTCAAGAAATTTTTTAAATCTGGCATGATATTCTGTTCCATATTTTTGATCTGTTTCATAAGTAGTACTGTATACAGCATTGAAAGCGTCCATTCCTACACAACGCTGAAAACAAGAACCTGTTTTCTGTCCCAATAATCTCTGCATTTTTACTTTCTTTACAAGATCTTCAGTACTTTGATGTATATGTGTGAATCTATTAATTTTTTCTCCTGTCAAATGAGAATTAACTACCATCAGGTCAGCATATTTTGGATCTTGTGCAAGCTCATAAGTCATTATAACTGAGTTCAAAGATGGTCTGATAATAGGGTTATCTACAGGGTCCTTCACTCTTTCTCCTAGAAGATAAACTTCCAAATTTAATTTTCTTAAACTATCTAAATACTCTTGTGGTGTTTTTAAAGCCATACAAATCACTTCCCTTTTAAATTTATTTTAATTCCCTGATATATTAAATAAGCAATTTGTCTGCCAATATTATTTTTTTCTCTTTATTTTCACAAGTACTAAATAAAGCATTATTTTATATTTTTATAAAAAGAATTAAAAAAAACTGTATTGCATTTTTTCAATACAGTTTTTATAAAGTTTTGCATTTTTGCAATTCGTTGCATTTCTGCAACGTTTGTGCACTAATAATTATTCCCTGCCTGTGAGCTTCCTTGTAATTGTTGCTGGATCTACCTGAAGTGCTTTTGCAACCTGCCTTTGTGAACCTTTTTCCTTGAGCATATTTTTAATAAGATTCTGCTGAAATTTAAGAGTAGCCTCCTTTAAGCTCATTTTATAATATTGGAAAAATTCATCAGCCTTCTCTGTTTTTTCATATAGGCTCTCTAAAGTTCCATTTTGAAAAATATATTTAGGAAGGTAGTCAGTAGAAATTTCATTTCCTTGAGATATTATTACTAATTGTTCTATGAGATTCCTCATTTCTCTTATATTTCCAGGCCATTGATATCTGTAGAATACTTCTATTATTTCTTTATTGAAGAATTTTTCAACATTGTATTTTTCATTAAACTCTTTCAAGAATCTTAGACACAAAGGAATTATATCATCTTTTCTCTCTTTTAAAGATGGGATATTTATAGACAGTACATTCAGTCTGTAATACAAATCTTCCCTGAATTTTCCCTCTTTTATCAATTCCCTCAGATTTCTATTTGTAGCAGCTATTATCCTTGCATTAGTCTGAATGATTTTTTCTCCCCCTATACGCCTCACTTCCAAACTTTCCAAGACTTTCAATAATTTTACCTGTAAATCTATATTTAATTCTGATATCTCATCTAAAAACAGAGTGGAATTATTAGCAAGTTCAAATACTCCCATCTTTCCTTTTTTAGATGCTCCTGTAAAAGCTCCTGCTTCATATCCAAAAAATTCTGATTCTATAAGGCTTTCTGGTATAGCTCCACAATTTATTTCAATAAATGTCTTTTCATTTCTATTGCTGTATTTATGTATTAATTTAGCTATATGAGTTTTTCCAGTTCCAGTTTCTCCCGTCAAAAGCACAGAAGTATCCATCTTAGATATTTTCAATATCATTTTCAAAGTATTGAACATTGATTTATCTCTAAATGTTATATCATCTATATCCACAAGCTGTTCTTTCATATTTTCCAATTCATCTTTATATTTCTGAGTCAGATTTTGATTTAAGAATAATTCCCTACGAAGTCTTTCCATCTCTGATAAATCTCTCACATTAGTCACTATATATTTTATTGCTCCATTTTCATCAAATACTGGCACACTTGTTACCAGTATCTCTTTTCCAGAAGAAAGTTTTTGATTCACAGTAGCTTCCTTGCCTGTTTCTATTACTGCAAGAGAACCTGAATTATCATATACTCCTGCTTCAACTAAATCCTTCATATTCTTCCCAATCAATTCCTCTATATTCAAACCTGTAATTCTTCCATATGACTTATTTACCAAAAGAGTATTAGCCTCTCCATCAGTCACATAAATTCCATCATAAGATGAATCAACTATAGATTTCATCATTTTATTCACATATGTATTTTCTATAATCTCATCTTTTAAAGATTTTGTTTCTTTTTTCCCCTTGAATAAAAACCCATACCCTTTTTTCCCCATTCCTTTCTCCTTAGTGTATATGTATTTTTCTTCTAATTTAATTTTATACTTTAATTTCTTTTATTGTCAATGCTTTTAATTTATCTCCTTTATCTCAAAGTTTTATATATTGCTTAAAATTTGATTTTACATTGATTCAACTTATATATTTTTATTTTATTAACTCTAATCTCTTTTCTTATTACAGTTTTTATAATATAATTACTGTATTGATATTCAATTTAATGAAATTTTTCAGGGAGGTAAAATGTTTTCATACAAATATAAGATAGTACAGGAAGATATAAACTATGGAGGTCATGTTGGGAATGAAAGAGCTCTTCTCTTTTTTCAATTTTCAAGAATGGCATTCTTTGAATCTCTAGGATTTACAGAATTAGATTTAGGAGATGGAGTTGGAGTTATCCAAAAAAATGGATATGTTGAGTACAACAAAGAACTTTTCTTAAATGATGAAATTGAAATAAAAATAGTTAAAGCTGAAATTGAAAGAACTAACTTTACACTTCATTACGAGATATACAATACTGCTGGAGAGAAAGTAATCAATGGCTATACAATGCTTGTATGCTTTGACTACACAGCTAAAAAAATAAAGAGAGTTCCACAAAGTTTCAAAAGTAAAATTGAAGCTCTAGCTTAATTATTCAGGAGGAGGATTATGAGAATATTAGTAAGTGCCTGTCTACTAGGGGTAGAGTGTCGTTACAATGGTAAAGGGGAACTAAAAAAAGATATAGAAACTTTATTGAAAGAGCATGAACTCATACCAGTATGTCCTGAACAGCTTGGAGGACTTGCTACTCCTCGTGATCCAGCTGAAATATGTGGAGATAAAATTATTACAAAAACT
Above is a window of Fusobacterium varium DNA encoding:
- a CDS encoding Predicted acetyltransferase involved in intracellular survival and related acetyltransferases; amino-acid sequence: MGRITNVESMLKRLHLKGSNLKISVIDKIIEENNGVFEIDINGNVSKKDKIENDMEIDVSELNQLLFGYFSMKEMIELERVKINNTEKVSELEKLFAKKKVYIQEYQ
- a CDS encoding Predicted acetyltransferase involved in intracellular survival and related acetyltransferases, with the translated sequence MEIRYGNDKDKAKAEYIWKECFTDSENEVDFYFNELYRKENFLLMEDGEREIRASLHENPYEIIVNDEVIPSFYIVAVAVSPQYRGRGYMGELIRYSLKNARKKGLDFIFLSPINSEIYKRYGFGYMSSLEKYSMSMKDIPFDRIDKAYEIKKVSDEKNMYKDLVEIYEKKMKNNFAYLKRDENYYRRALKEMENENGDIYIFYLENRPVGYISLYRREESIEVREFFGISRGVVESMYAFIKTYREYYSELIIKAPVKSNLNFYIHNQVAMKKMNLHL
- the scpC gene encoding Propionyl-CoA:succinate CoA transferase, which gives rise to MDWKEEYKKRVYSPEEAVKKIKSNNRVVICHAAGEPQTLVDAMVKNYKEYENVEIVHMVPLGKCEYMKPEMAGHFRHNGLFLGGGTREAVSAGAGEYTPSFFFEIPKLFRKGGNLPVDVALIQVSLPDEHGYCSLGITCDYTKAAAENAKCVIAQVNKFMPRVLGDNFIHISEIDAIVEKDEPIIVLNPPKIGDVERKIGEYCASLINDGDTLQLGIGGIPDAVLTFLKDKKDLGIHSEMISDGVVDLVKAGVINNSKKTLHRGKSIVSFLMGTRKLYDYVDDNPSVEIYPVDYVNDPRVISKNDNIVSINSAIQVDLMGQVNAETIGTKQFSGTGGQVDFVRGTAFALNGKSIIAIPSTASKGKVSRITAYLDEGAAVTTSRNDVQYIITEYGIADLRGKTLRERAKELIKIAHPDFREELTQKALEKYKTL
- a CDS encoding IscR-regulated protein YhgI, whose translation is MEKIEKFLDEEIRPELQKHNGDISIEEYDEKSKKLVLRLMGQCCTCPHSIDTTENFIKVSIKEKFPEIETLHVNAGASKEFIEIAKAYLRGR
- the abfD gene encoding 4-hydroxybutyryl-CoA dehydratase/vinylacetyl-CoA-Delta-isomerase; the protein is MALKTPQEYLDSLRKLNLEVYLLGERVKDPVDNPIIRPSLNSVIMTYELAQDPKYADLMVVNSHLTGEKINRFTHIHQSTEDLVKKVKMQRLLGQKTGSCFQRCVGMDAFNAVYSTTYETDQKYGTEYHARFKKFLEYVQKEDLTVDGAMTDPKGDRGLSPSKQEDPDLFLHIVEKRKDGIVVRGAKVHQTGIVNSHEVLVMPTISMTEEDKEYAVAFSVPTDTKGIKIIYGRQSCDTRKLEEGTLDRGNPKFGGHEALVIFDNVFVPTERIFMCEEYDFSGMLVERFAGFHRQSYGGCKVGVGDVLIGAAALIADYNGTKKASHVKDKIIEMIHLNETLYCAGIACSSEGHPTVAGSYEIDMLLANICKQNVTRFPYEIARLAEDIAGGLFVTMPSEKDYRDPVLGAYIDKYLKGVAAVPTIDRMKVLRLIENLTLGTAAVGYRTESMHGAGSPQAQRIMISRQSNLEVKKQFVKDILDIKD
- the nifA_2 gene encoding Nif-specific regulatory protein, with the translated sequence MGKKGYGFLFKGKKETKSLKDEIIENTYVNKMMKSIVDSSYDGIYVTDGEANTLLVNKSYGRITGLNIEELIGKNMKDLVEAGVYDNSGSLAVIETGKEATVNQKLSSGKEILVTSVPVFDENGAIKYIVTNVRDLSEMERLRRELFLNQNLTQKYKDELENMKEQLVDIDDITFRDKSMFNTLKMILKISKMDTSVLLTGETGTGKTHIAKLIHKYSNRNEKTFIEINCGAIPESLIESEFFGYEAGAFTGASKKGKMGVFELANNSTLFLDEISELNIDLQVKLLKVLESLEVRRIGGEKIIQTNARIIAATNRNLRELIKEGKFREDLYYRLNVLSINIPSLKERKDDIIPLCLRFLKEFNEKYNVEKFFNKEIIEVFYRYQWPGNIREMRNLIEQLVIISQGNEISTDYLPKYIFQNGTLESLYEKTEKADEFFQYYKMSLKEATLKFQQNLIKNMLKEKGSQRQVAKALQVDPATITRKLTGRE
- a CDS encoding acyl-CoA thioesterase YbgC; translation: MFSYKYKIVQEDINYGGHVGNERALLFFQFSRMAFFESLGFTELDLGDGVGVIQKNGYVEYNKELFLNDEIEIKIVKAEIERTNFTLHYEIYNTAGEKVINGYTMLVCFDYTAKKIKRVPQSFKSKIEALA